The following is a genomic window from Manihot esculenta cultivar AM560-2 chromosome 9, M.esculenta_v8, whole genome shotgun sequence.
CAATCCATAGATGCTTGTACACattcatatttttaatgttGTTAGCAGATCAATCGTCTTCCTCCAGAGGTAGTGAAGTACTTCACAGATCCAAATGCCGTTGATCCACCAGATATGGAGCTATTGTTCCCATTTGTGGAATCAGCCTTGCCCTTAGCTTATGGTGTTTTGGGAATCTTATTATTTCATGTAAGTAAATTTACTATTTCATGTAAGTAAATTTACTATTTCATGTTAGTAAATCTCCTATTTTCTATTGGTTTTGATATATCTTTCGAGAAAAGTTACAGGTATGTGGATTGAGATCAGACCTGCCTTTTTTTCCTTTGTTATTATCTTTTGTTAAAGTTATATGTGCTTAGAGATCATAACATAAGCAGACAATATGATGTTGCTGTAGGAAAAATTTCTAAATATAACAAGTCATGGCCATAGTTGACTGCTAAGATAACAGAACAACTGGGCACTATGATATCCACAATGAGGCATTTGGCATACTGAATTAAGTAGGTTAATTTCTGAGTCTTACTAAGCAATATAAGGTTTTCCAGTTTGGTCCAATTGTTGTTGGAAGAAAATTCTGGATTCTCAAAAGTGCGTAATGGCAATCTGATAATGAATCCAATGAACTTTGAGTAACATTTGTATGCATAGTTTTGACATCAAATGCCATTTTACTTCTTTGTAATTTTTGCTAGCTATTAATAGATTAATCTTCTTCCAGTTCATctttcaaactctatcttccTTTTATTCCTACATGTATGTGATGAAGTTGGGTACATGCAGGAAGTTGGGCACTTTCTGGCTGCTTTCCCAAAGAAAATAAACCTAAGCATTCCCTTTTTCATTCCTAACATTACTCTTGGCAGCTTCGGTGCAATTACTCAGGTAAATTCTTTACGGGGAACATACTTTTAACTCGCATCAGTTTTTTATACTTATGGAAAATTGAGGAAGATGAATGAATATATTGCTGATTACTAATTTTTATCATGTAGTTCAAATCTATTCTTCCTGATCGGAGTACAAAAGTTGACATTTCACTAGCTGGTCCCTTTGCGGGTGCTGTACTCTCTTTCTCTATGTTTGCTGTTGGCCTGCTGCTCTCAACAAATCCAACTGCTGCAGGAGAATTAGTACAGGTTCCTAGCTCGCTGTTCCAAGGCTCCTTGCTTCTTGGACTAATCAGCAGAGCCATTCTTGGTTATGCGTATGTCTCTTTCATGCATTGGTTACTTTTCCATAATGAGAAGAAGCATTAGCATGCAAATCAAGAAGAGAGTCATGGATCCAGTGCTCTGATTCCTCCAGTATTTGTCTAGTATATATTGTCTATCAGTAACAATTGCTGTTGTAATTTGTAAATGTGCAGATCAATGCATGCTGCAACAATTTCTATTCATCCTCTAGTGATTGCAGGCTGGTAAGATTACTACCCTTGGAACTTTCTTTATTCACTGTATAATATCttgaaatatgctcatcatataAATCATTGGGGTAGGTGTGGCTTAACTACAACAGCATTTAATATGCTTCCTGTGGGGTGCCTCGATGGTGGAAGAGCTGTACAGGTACTTCTCTGTCCTTTTTGATGCAGGCAGCATGTAAGCCCgtggtcttctttgtttcatcTACTTCTACTGTAATTTAATGGATGAAGGACTTTACGTAGTCTATTAGGAAcagttcttgatgtttatgaaaAATGGCATATAACTATGGATACAGATGATCAGTGTGCGCAAATTTTTACCCTGGGGATTTCTAAAATGATGAGACTAATTATGCACATTATTGTTGGCCTCCCTTAAAAAAGATAGgaagatttattatttagtccctgagtattaccattattaacaagtcagtccctgcatttttagaaacatattaaaacgttcttatcttttctctccgtcaacgaaatagtcattccgtcctcttttccgttaaaaatagataaaggatgagagagaaaatttttaaaattcaattttgccctcaaataaaaccccttatttagtccttggatattgctattattaacatgttagtccctacattttcagaaatctattaaaacgttcttatcttttctcatatctattaaaacgttcttatcatttttttccgtcaacaaaatagtctctcctcctcaaaaaagaaaaagatgatgatgatgaaagagaagaagaagaaaaagaagaaaaaagaagaagatgatgatgatgatggagaagaaaaagaagaagaagaatcgcCTCCTCCTTCTCtttaaaaaagaataataaaaagaaaaatcgaagaagaattaaagaagaagaagaagaacaagagGAAGAATCGATgaaggaggaggaaaagaagggagataatttggttttttgctatatttttaatggcagaAATAGACgaaatgactattttgttgaccgagagaaaagataagaacgttttaataggtttttgaaaatgtagggactgatttgttaataatggtaatatccagggattaaattgtaaatctcccaaaAAGATAATATGTAACATAGGAGGTATGCCCTGGAGTTGAACATATTTGTTTTGGCTTTGCAAAAATCTTACTTCCCAAATTTGAATCGGTTACTGTCTGAAAGCCTCAGTATCCCTAGCAAAGCTTTATCGGATTCAAATCTACAGAGTTCCCGTAGATGCGTTTAACCGTTTATGCTTATTGCTCTCTTCCTTTCACTTGCGCTCTTTAAGGTGATTTTTCTGTATGTATTGCTTTATAAGTCAGCTCCCCCTAACCTTACAGCCATTTCTTATAATATGCTATCCTTCTCTTTCTGAAGTAATAGTCTCTCCTCAGTAGCAAAAGCAATTATTCATATTGTTATTTCCGCCCACATCTTAGCctttgattatttatttttgcagGGTGCTTTTGGGAAAAATGCACTAGTGGGATTTGGCTTGACAACCTACACTTTACTTGGTCTGGGAGTGGTATGCATAGTTTGGCCATGTTGCATCACCATGTCCAGTAATCTTGCACCATTGTCTTTAATACTTTCTGAGATAATTTTCTGCAATTAAAATCCCTTTTTCCCCCTCTTTTCAGCTTGGTGGACCATTATCTCTTCCATGGGGACTGTATGTCTTGATATGTCAGGTAGGGAAACGGAGGTTACACTGGATATGCATGTACCCTCTGTTTGGAATTaagaatttcattttttttttcttgcaattatcttgtttaaaataaaagaattcaattttttgaatttaaaatttttttatcatatataaaaatgaaatcaTACATGATTTTTCAAGAATTAATTTGAATTGTTTTTTTACAAAATCATTTATGCCAAATTAAGGAATAGTGTCCCTGTATGTAGAATCCTTTCTCATGATTCTTTTCAATAATGTATGTGTAGAGGGCTCCAGAAAAGGCATGCTTAAATGACGTGACAGAGGTTGGAACATGGAGGAAAGCCGCTGTTGTAACAGCTATTTTCCTTGTTGTGTTGACACTTCTTCCTGTAGGGGATGAGCTTGCTGAGGAGCTAGGTATAGGTCTAGTGACCACGTTTTGATGTATAGTACACAGAATAAGTCAATTTTGATAATGATCAAGTGATAGAAAGAAAGAGGGCGTTGTATTCAATTTGTATTTACCTTTGtaatatttaactaattttttatttttcattatagtGTCACAATTTTTTTCCATGTATTCCTCTGAGCCAGAGACGTTCAATCAGTTTCAAAATCACCCAGGAACTTTATTCATTCAATCTCAGGTAGTTATCGCTCATTGCTCTAATTTCTGGCCAAAAATTTCATAATTCCTTTGTAGAAATCATTGCTACAATGAAGGTCATTTTGAGTGTGGGAATAATCAAACAGGGCCTTAATACCTTCTCGCTCCCTCCTCATATTCAATTAATTGCCGTTACAATTTCCTAAAgtaagaaaattaaaacaaaccccaaacaagaagataaaaatattattgagaacaataaaaatgaaaaataatacatTTTTTATTCGTTATCtagtttaattataatatttatttattttatgtttaaaaaaattgagtatatataaatttttaaaaattataaaatttaaataataaaattaaatgtaaaaatgttttaaagtatgttttaaacttaaaaaatagTCAGTGAGTttgactaaatagtaatttttattttttttaaaataaaactcgCCTTAACGCCTTTTTTCTCTGGCAGCTGGATCAGTTGTGAAGATGTGGcaacaagcaaagaaaaagaGCTACTGCGAGGTAAAAGACCCAAATAAGCATCATCCCTTGATCCAATGCGCGGAGCTGATCCTTCCATGGTTAACCCCAGAAGAGCTTGCTTGCATCTCCTTAACCTGCAAAACCCTATCTCAGTTTTCCAAAAATATAACTCTCCAACGATCCTCTGACGCTTCCAGATCCCTTGAGAACCTTCCTATCCCATTTCACAACCCAGTCGATCACCGTCCGTACGCCTTCTTCCACTATACGTCATCTCAAATCCTTCATTCTCAATCTCCCCAACGCCAATCTTGGGGTTCCTCGCGTTTTGCCGCTTCCCTGTGGCCAGTCAGGGAGAGTGTATCTGTGTGTGATTGTGATTGTGACTGTGAGGGATGCGAGCAGGGTGGTGCATCTGGATGTGGACTTTTGGGCTTAGACAAGCTGGAAATGGGCATTATGAGCGAGTGCGGACGGAGTTGTGAGTGTGGGTTGGATTGCAGAAATCGATTGACTCAGAGAGGGCTTTCTGTtaaattgaagattttgagaGATGAGAGGAAAGGTTGGGGTTTGTATGCTGATCAGCTTATTCGGCGAGGTCAATTTGTTTGCGAATATGCTGGTATTTGTTTTCTGTCACCCATTAATGTGATTCATTGTGTTATTGCTGCAATAAATTTGTATTCTTGGCAGTCATGGATTTTGCTTATGTGACATTTTTCGGAGGA
Proteins encoded in this region:
- the LOC110622887 gene encoding probable zinc metalloprotease EGY1, chloroplastic isoform X1 is translated as MGTLTSCSFSTVNLRLRSGPAGNDRRGRIPAFRLRKTKKKETACFLCKGIYTKEVSFTNFIRIRCFSTNNDSNSEVENNNNKIDTAIKDSNVKTAPPEDNDGKSANDFGSDEPPTSVSSTPPTITPVGQAYNNFQVDSFKLMELLGPEKVDPADIKLIKDKLFGYSTFWVTKEEPFGDFGEGILFLGNLRGKREDVFAKLQSQLADITGDKYNLFMVEEPNSEGPDPRGGPRVSFGLLRKEVSEPGPTTLWQYVIALLLFLLTIGSSVELGIASQINRLPPEVVKYFTDPNAVDPPDMELLFPFVESALPLAYGVLGILLFHEVGHFLAAFPKKINLSIPFFIPNITLGSFGAITQFKSILPDRSTKVDISLAGPFAGAVLSFSMFAVGLLLSTNPTAAGELVQVPSSLFQGSLLLGLISRAILGYASMHAATISIHPLVIAGWCGLTTTAFNMLPVGCLDGGRAVQGAFGKNALVGFGLTTYTLLGLGVLGGPLSLPWGLYVLICQRAPEKACLNDVTEVGTWRKAAVVTAIFLVVLTLLPVGDELAEELGIGLVTTF
- the LOC110622888 gene encoding histone-lysine N-methyltransferase SUVR3 → MWQQAKKKSYCEVKDPNKHHPLIQCAELILPWLTPEELACISLTCKTLSQFSKNITLQRSSDASRSLENLPIPFHNPVDHRPYAFFHYTSSQILHSQSPQRQSWGSSRFAASLWPVRESVSVCDCDCDCEGCEQGGASGCGLLGLDKLEMGIMSECGRSCECGLDCRNRLTQRGLSVKLKILRDERKGWGLYADQLIRRGQFVCEYAGELLTTKEARSRQQIYDELTSGGHFSSALLVVREHLPSGKACLRVNIDATRTGNVARFINHSCDGGNLSTMLVRSSGALLPRLCFFASKDIKEGEELTFSYGEIRVRSKGLQCFCGSPCCFGILPSEHT